In Notolabrus celidotus isolate fNotCel1 chromosome 10, fNotCel1.pri, whole genome shotgun sequence, one DNA window encodes the following:
- the LOC117820266 gene encoding frizzled-7-like, which yields MASARSTAGSVLLRIMWLVCALISSPSSAQHYNSESGISVPEHGFCQPISIPLCTDIAYNQTIMPNLLGHTNQEDAGLEVHQFYPLVKVQCSADLKFFLCSMYAPVCTVLEQAIPPCRSLCERARQGCEALMNKFGFQWPERLRCEAFPVHGAGEICVGQNTSEPSSPVSSSSPYAPDPVTLPPNMGRPNQRPPQHNQYHQFSCPLQLEVPTYLGYRFMGVKDCGAPCEPTKPTGIMYFREDEVKFGRLWVGIWSILCCVSTLFTVLTYLVDMRRFRYPERPIIFLSGCYFMVAVAYAAGFFLEDKVVCVDKFKDDGYRTVAQGTKKEGCTILFMVLYFFGMASSIWWVILSLTWFLSAGMKWGHEAIEANSQYFHLAAWAVPAIKTITILAMGQVDGDVLTGVCFVGIFNVDSLRGFVLAPLFVYLFIGTSFLLAGFVSLFRIRTIMKHDGTKTEKLEKLMVRIGVFSVLYTVPATIVIACYFYEQAFREHWERTWHMQTCKRFAVPCPVHNFAPMTPDFTVFMIKYLMTMIVGITSGFWVWSGKTLQSWRRFYKRLSNGNHGETTV from the coding sequence ATGGCGTCGGCCAGGTCCACCGCTGGCTCTGTGTTACTACGGATCATGTGGCTGGTGTGCGCCCTGATCTCCTCACCCTCTTCTGCCCAGCATTACAACAGCGAGAGTGGAATATCTGTTCCAGAACATGGATTTTGTCAACCCATCTCAATCCCGCTGTGCACAGACATCGCCTACAACCAGACCATCATGCCGAACCTCCTGGGCCACACGAATCAGGAGGACGCCGGACTCGAAGTGCATCAGTTCTACCCTTTGGTGAAGGTCCAGTGTTCTGCAGATCTAAAGTTCTTCCTCTGCTCCATGTATGCGCCAGTCTGCACCGTGCTGGAGCAGGCCATACCCCCTTGTCGGTCGTTGTGTGAGCGCGCAAGGCAGGGATGTGAAGCCTTGATGAATAAGTTCGGGTTTCAGTGGCCGGAGCGGCTTCGCTGTGAGGCTTTCCCTGTCCATGGAGCTGGTGAGATCTGCGTCGGTCAGAACACATCCGAACCCAGCAGTCCGGTCTCCTCATCGTCCCCCTATGCACCCGACCCCGTGACCCTCCCCCCAAACATGGGCCGACCCAACCAACGCCCGCCTCAGCACAACCAGTACCACCAGTTCTCCTGCCCCTTACAATTGGAGGTCCCTACCTATTTGGGCTACCGTTTCATGGGGGTCAAAGACTGTGGGGCCCCATGTGAGCCCACCAAACCAACCGGGATTATGTACTTTAGGGAGGATGAAGTGAAATTCGGCAGACTGTGGGTGGGGATCTGGTCCATTCTATGCTGTGTAAGCACATTATTCACTGTCCTTACCTATTTAGTGGACATGAGGCGGTTCAGATACCCAGAGAGACCCATCATCTTTCTGTCTGGGTGTTACTTTATGGTTGCTGTGGCGTATGCTGCAGGCTTTTTCCTGGAGGATAAAGTTGTTTGTGTAGATAAATTCAAGGATGACGGCTACAGAACAGTGGCCCAGGGTACTAAAAAGGAGGGTTGCACTATCCTGTTCAtggttttgtacttttttggtATGGCGAGCTCCATCTGGTGGGTGATCCTGTCCTTGACTTGGTTTCTCTCAGCTGGGATGAAGTGGGGGCATGAGGCGATCGAAGCGAACTCCCAGTACTTCCACCTGGCCGCATGGGCTGTCCCTGCAATTAAAACCATCACCATCCTCGCCATGGGCCAAGTGGATGGCGACGTGCTCACGGGGGTGTGTTTCGTTGGGATTTTCAACGTGGACTCCCTCCGCGGATTCGTCCTGGCTCCTCTGTTTGTCTACCTGTTCATTGGCACGTCCTTCCTCCTTGCTGGCTTTGTGTCCCTCTTTCGTATCCGCACCATCATGAAGCACGACGGCACCAAAACGGAGAAGCTGGAGAAGCTGATGGTGAGAATCGGCGTGTTCAGTGTGCTCTACACGGTCCCTGCCACCATCGTGATCGCCTGCTACTTTTACGAGCAGGCTTTCAGGGAGCACTGGGAGCGCACCTGGCACATGCAGACCTGCAAGCGGTTTGCAGTGCCTTGTCCAGTGCACAACTTCGCCCCCATGACCCCGGACTTCACTGTGTTCATGATCAAATACCTTATGACCATGATAGTAGGAATCACGTCGGGGTTCTGGGTCTGGTCAGGGAAAACACTTCAATCATGGAGAAGATTCTACAAGCGCCTCAGCAATGGTAATCATGGAGAGACAACTGTGTGA
- the LOC117820207 gene encoding protein lifeguard 3-like produces MSKLDNPPSYEDALHHPKYGPYPNQQQYGPPLPPPPSYSPGPGLSPGPPSYWSQEGMWDTPGFSPTRVRNGIPTLSAGVPTSNPGDMEDLLSTQWESTLIRHAFIRKVYLILATQLAVTFSVVAVFTFVTPVRLFVIRYPGIYWASLVVYFLVYSILICCKKARRNFPGNFILLGVFTLALSYMSGTISSYYDTKAVFLAMGITATVCVIVTIFCFQTKVDFTSCGGFLCITSSLLMIIGIVTAVVLVFQWVPWLHMLYAAIGAIVYTLFLVYNTQLLIGNREVSISPEEYIYGALSLYVDIVHIFLFTLQVSGASID; encoded by the exons ATGTCCAAATTGGATAATCCACCATCCTATGAGGATGCACTGCACCATCCAAAGTATGGACCTTACCCAAACCAGCAACAATATGGCCCCCCTCTTCCACCACCTCCATCTTACAGCCCTGGTCCTGGCTTGAGCCCTGGCCCTCCTAGTTATTGGAGCCAGGAGGGGATGTGGGACACCCCTGGATTCTCTCCAACCAGGGTACGCAACGGAATACCGACTCTGTCTGCTGGAGTGCCTACATCAAACCCAG GAGACATGGAGGATCTCCTGAGCACTCAATGGGAAAGCACTTTAATCAGGCATGCCTTTATCAGAAAG GTTTACTTAATTTTAGCAACACAACTAGCCGTCACCTTCTCAGTTGTTGCTGTCTTTACATTTGT TACTCCAGTACGGCTGTTTGTCATCAGATACCCTGGCATCTACTGGGCATCTTT GGTGGTTTATTTTTTGGTATATTCCATACTCATCTGCTGCAAAAAAGCAAG GAGGAATTTCCCAGGGAATTTTATTCTGCTTGGAGTATTT ACCCTCGCCTTGTCTTACATGTCTGGGACCATTTCAAG CTATTATGACACAAAAGCAGTGTTTCTTGCCATGGGAATAACAGCAACGGTTTGCGTGATTGTCACAATCTTCTGTTTTCAAACCAAG GTAGACTTTACCTCCTGCGGGGGGTTCCTTTGTATCACATCCAGTTTGCTCATGATCATTGGGATTGTTACAGCCGTTGTCCTCGTCTTCCAATGG GTCCCTTGGCTGCATATGCTTTACGCTGCTATTGGAGCCATTGTATACACTCTG TTTTTAGTATACAACACCCAGCTTCTCATTGGAAATCGGGAGGTGTCAATCAGCCCTGAGGAATACATCTACGGAGCTTTGTCCCTCTATGTGGACATCGTCCACATCTTTCTCTTCACCCTACAAGTCAGTGGAGCATCTATTGATTAA